The Anoplopoma fimbria isolate UVic2021 breed Golden Eagle Sablefish chromosome 20, Afim_UVic_2022, whole genome shotgun sequence genome includes a window with the following:
- the LOC129109365 gene encoding lamin-A-like, whose amino-acid sequence METPSTKRTTRGTPSVSPARITRLQEKEDMINLNDRLAIYIDKVRSLESENAGLRLRITESESSITRDMSGIKGAYEAELADARKTLDQVAKERARMQLELSKLREDHMELKARNGKKESDLEAALIRLRDLEALLNSKDAALSTAIGEKRTMEAELKELKAQLAKLEGSLADTKRQLQDEMLRRVDAENRLQTIKEELEFQKNIYNEERREARSRKEFSMEETSNTRQRDFESKLAEALIEMRAQQEEQVRLYKEEVERTYNSKLENARHSADSNSHMVGAAHEELQQTRMRVEGMSSQLSLLQKQLAASESKVRELEEAMSRERDMMRRRMEDKEREMANIRARMQQQLDEYQELLDIKLALDMEISAYRKLLEGEEERLHMSPGSTPGTKVTVTKTSGSSHGHTSRLVQSSGSGHSHTSRLLHGTGTGTATATATSSRNSSGTATTKKRRLNDNDSDTSSMVGGTVTKTRISQQASASGRITVDEVDLEGKFIRLSNKADEDQSLGNWQVKRQIGSSTPIIYKFPHKFTLKAGANVTIWAASGGGTHNPPSDLVWKHQISWGTGDLLQTSLISANGEEMAMRKVTRTLFRDDEDDGAHSTSDGDNEYNLRSRTVICNSCGQTSDRSSCGGLPEGIVGLHSFMGTNEPRKGRGKPENCSVM is encoded by the exons ATGGAAACCCCGAGCACGAAACGCACCACCCGTGGGACCCCCTCCGTCTCCCCGGCCCGCATCACCAggctgcaggagaaggaggacaTGATCAACCTCAACGACCGGCTGGCCATCTACATCGACAAGGTGCGCTCCCTGGAGTCGGAGAATGCCGGACTGCGTCTGCGCATCACCGAGTCGGAGTCCTCCATCACCCGCGACATGTCGGGCATTAAGGGGGCCTACGAGGCCGAGCTGGCCGACGCCCGCAAGACCCTGGACCAGGTGGCCAAGGAGCGAGCACGCATGCAGCTGGAGCTGAGCAAGCTGAGGGAGGACCACATGGAGCTCAAAGCCAG GAATGGTAAGAAGGAGTCTGACCTGGAGGCGGCTCTGATCCGGCTGAGGGACCTGGAGGCCCTGCTGAACTCTAAAGATGCCGCCCTATCCACTGCCATCGGGGAGAAGCGGACCATGGAGGCTGAGTTGAAGGAGCTCAAGGCCCAGCTGGCCAAG TTGGAAGGCAGCCTAGCCGATACCAAGAGGCAGCTGCAGGATGAGATGCTGAGGAGAGTGGACGCCGAGAACCGCCTGCAGACCATAAAGGAGGAGCTGGAGTTCCAGAAGAACATCTACAACGAG GAGCGGCGTGAGGCCCGGAGTCGCAAGGAATTTAGCATGGAGGAGACATCCAACACGCGGCAGCGGGACTTTGAGAGCAAGCTGGCCGAAGCCTTGATCGAGATGAGAGCCCAACAGGAGGAGCAGGTCCGCCTCTacaaggaggaggtggagaggaccTACAACTCCAAG ctggAGAACGCTCGTCATTCAGCTGACAGCAACAGCCACATGGTGGGAGCCGCTCACGAAGAGCTGCAGCAGACCCGCATGAGAGTGGAGGGCATGTCCAGCCAGCTCAGCTTGCTGCAGaaacag CTGGCAGCGAGCGAGTCCAAGGTgcgggagctggaggaggctaTGTCAAGGGAGCGAGACATGATGCGGCGGCGGATGGAGGATAAAGAGCGGGAGATGGCCAATATCCGGGCTcggatgcagcagcagctggacgAGTACCAGGAGCTGCTGGACATCAAACTGGCCCTGGACATGGAGATTAGTGCGTACAGGAAGCtgctggagggagaggaggagag GCTGCATATGTCACCCGGCTCTACACCCGGCACCAAGGTCACAGTGACGAAGACCTCCGGCTCCAGCCACGGCCACACCAGCCGCCTCGTCCAGTCCTCTGGCTCAGGTCACAGCCACACCAGCCGCCTCCTCCACGGCACCGGCACTGGCACCgccaccgccaccgccaccAGCAGCCGCAACTCCTCCGGCACAGCCACCACCAAGAAGCGCCGCCTCAATGACAACGACAGCGATACGTCCAGCATGGTGGGCGGCACTGTGACCAAGACTCGCATTAGTCAGCAAGCCTCAGCCAGCGGCCGCATCACAGTGGACGAGGTCGACCTGGAGGGCAAATTCATCCGTCTGAGCAACAAGGCTGATGAG GACCAATCTCTGGGTAACTGGCAGGTGAAGAGACAAATAGGAAGCTCCACTCCCATCATCTACAAGTTTCCCCACAAGTTCACTCTGAAGGCCGGAGCAAATGTCACT ATCTGGGCTGCTTCCGGCGGTGGAACCCACAACCCCCCCTCCGACCTGGTGTGGAAGCACCAGATTTCCTGGGGAACCGGCGACCTCCTGCAGACCTCCCTCATCAGCGCCAACGGAGAG GAAATGGCCATGAGGAAAGTGACACGTACCCTGTTCCGTGATGATGAAGACGAT GGAGCTCACAGCACGAGTGATGGAGACAACGAGTACAACCTCCGGAGCCGCACGGTGATCTGCAACTCCTGCGGGCAGACGTCGGACCGCTCAAGCTGCGGGGGTCTACCTGAGGGCATCGTGGGACTACACTCTTTCATGGGGACCAACGAGCCCAGAAAG GGCCGTGGCAAGCCGGAGAACTGCTCCGTCATGTAA